In the Flavobacterium pallidum genome, one interval contains:
- a CDS encoding methionine aminotransferase: MKNIKSKLPYVTHHIFSEMSALATRYNAINLSQGFPNFEPSQELLDLVGICLNDKSMPLVNQYAPIAGLPFLREKIAEKVHSSYGIEVDWDKEVTITVGATEGISATISAFVWPGEEVILIEPCYDSYKPAVDTVGGKTVIYTMKSPDFKIDWDEFAKLITAKTRMICISTPNNPTGTIMQEEDMLKLSQLVHGTDIIIMSDEVYEHMVFDGKTHESPLKYDALRERTVSVFSFGKTYHITGWKVGYCIAAPELTVEIRKVHQNSVFSVSHPLQKALAKYMDISDDHLKLPEFYQKKRDLFSEAVKGSRFKLLPCAGSYFQLFDYSDISNENDYDFCVRLIQEHGVAAIPVSRLYTDFKDDHLIRLCFAKTDETLLKAAALLKEV; this comes from the coding sequence CGATACAATGCGATTAATTTATCACAGGGATTCCCGAATTTCGAACCTTCACAGGAATTGCTGGACTTGGTCGGCATTTGTTTAAATGACAAAAGTATGCCGTTGGTAAATCAATATGCTCCAATCGCCGGACTGCCTTTTTTGAGGGAAAAAATTGCCGAGAAAGTGCACAGCAGTTATGGCATCGAAGTGGATTGGGATAAGGAAGTGACCATAACCGTTGGAGCCACCGAAGGAATTTCTGCCACGATTTCTGCCTTTGTATGGCCGGGTGAAGAAGTGATACTGATAGAACCATGCTATGATTCCTACAAGCCGGCGGTGGATACGGTAGGGGGTAAAACCGTTATTTATACAATGAAATCTCCGGATTTTAAAATAGATTGGGATGAATTCGCAAAGTTAATTACGGCCAAAACCAGGATGATCTGCATTAGTACCCCAAACAATCCAACGGGAACGATAATGCAGGAAGAGGATATGCTAAAGCTGTCGCAATTGGTCCATGGCACTGATATCATCATTATGAGCGACGAGGTTTACGAGCATATGGTTTTTGATGGTAAAACTCATGAAAGTCCGTTAAAATATGACGCACTCAGGGAAAGGACGGTGTCTGTTTTCTCATTTGGGAAGACGTATCATATCACGGGATGGAAGGTCGGTTACTGTATCGCCGCTCCGGAATTAACAGTTGAAATCAGGAAAGTGCACCAGAATTCCGTATTCAGCGTCAGCCATCCATTGCAAAAGGCGCTTGCGAAATATATGGATATTTCCGATGACCATTTGAAATTGCCTGAATTTTATCAAAAGAAAAGGGATTTATTTTCTGAGGCCGTAAAGGGGTCACGATTTAAATTGTTGCCTTGTGCCGGTTCTTATTTCCAGTTGTTCGACTATTCGGACATATCTAATGAAAACGACTATGATTTTTGTGTCAGGCTGATTCAGGAGCACGGCGTAGCGGCAATCCCGGTTTCAAGGCTTTACACCGATTTCAAAGATGACCATTTGATCAGGTTGTGCTTTGCAAAAACGGATGAAACCCTTTTAAAGGCGGCAGCATTGCTGAAAGAAGTTTGA
- a CDS encoding phage tail protein: MNDDQYLGQIMLIAGNFAPRGYVECNGQLLSIRQHDALFKLIKTTYGGDGITTFRVPDLRGRLVCGIGKRDQGGEIRLGENIGTEKTLVKLENMPAHRHTANVSIRLKVSGSDDQDSDSPIGNFLRLQNEDTYATTADATMGNIIGIVEMGMQTTKQEPMDNIMPVLPMMYCMSLEGPEPRPE, from the coding sequence ATGAATGACGATCAATATTTAGGACAGATAATGCTCATAGCCGGTAACTTTGCTCCAAGAGGCTATGTCGAATGCAACGGTCAGCTGTTGTCAATCAGGCAACATGATGCACTTTTTAAGCTGATTAAAACCACTTACGGAGGTGATGGCATAACCACTTTTAGGGTACCTGACCTCAGGGGGCGGCTCGTTTGCGGCATAGGCAAGCGGGATCAGGGCGGTGAGATCAGGTTAGGGGAAAACATTGGAACAGAGAAGACCCTGGTAAAGCTGGAAAACATGCCGGCACACCGGCACACGGCCAATGTCAGTATCCGTTTAAAGGTCTCTGGCAGCGATGATCAGGATAGTGACTCACCCATTGGTAATTTTCTTCGCCTGCAAAATGAGGACACCTATGCTACAACTGCCGATGCTACAATGGGAAATATCATCGGAATAGTAGAGATGGGCATGCAAACTACGAAACAGGAACCCATGGACAATATCATGCCGGTTTTGCCGATGATGTATTGCATGTCTCTAGAAGGGCCTGAACCGCGGCCGGAATAA
- a CDS encoding phage tail protein → MIDEIIGTVVLFPYGPDTIIPENYILCDGSQVSVLRYGPLFSVIGTAFGGNGTTTFGIPNLNYTIPIGAGPGETGIEIPFGKTDGEDAFSLRETNLATHTHPGSGEAFIGGTEKDNADYESPMDAFLRTTPGNETYAASADKLMGVSKSVEILSTSSGEGKKINNMQPTIGMAYYICHRGKRPVHS, encoded by the coding sequence ATGATAGACGAAATTATAGGTACCGTAGTGCTGTTCCCCTATGGACCAGACACGATAATTCCCGAGAATTATATTTTATGCGATGGCAGCCAGGTTTCCGTATTGCGGTACGGGCCGCTATTTTCTGTGATTGGAACCGCTTTTGGCGGTAACGGAACCACTACCTTCGGAATTCCTAACCTGAATTACACTATTCCCATTGGGGCAGGTCCGGGAGAAACGGGAATCGAAATCCCTTTTGGTAAAACCGACGGTGAAGATGCCTTTAGTCTCAGGGAAACAAATCTTGCGACGCATACACATCCCGGGAGCGGTGAAGCTTTTATAGGTGGTACGGAAAAGGACAATGCTGACTATGAGTCACCAATGGATGCTTTCCTGAGGACTACACCTGGGAACGAAACCTATGCCGCGAGTGCTGATAAACTGATGGGCGTATCGAAAAGCGTAGAGATTTTATCCACCAGTAGCGGCGAAGGAAAAAAAATCAATAACATGCAGCCCACCATAGGAATGGCATATTATATATGCCATCGCGGAAAACGGCCGGTGCACAGCTAA
- a CDS encoding phage tail protein: MTSYIGQIKLFAFEFVPKGWLPCDGRLLNIDEYTPLFEYIGNAYGDRNTPRNQFRIPDLRGVAPIHRGKGEGLSNTYTMGKLAGSATNSMKPDNVPRHFHLNQEVFQFGAPCSTGPGDTPSPVNAYPAATPGKETYAAVMTGKSSLTELTSEDVSVNPAGAGLPFLLLQPSIGMNYCICIDGIFPIKPN; the protein is encoded by the coding sequence ATGACATCTTACATTGGGCAGATAAAATTATTTGCCTTTGAATTTGTACCGAAAGGATGGCTCCCGTGTGATGGACGGTTACTGAACATCGACGAGTATACGCCGCTTTTTGAGTATATCGGGAATGCCTATGGGGACAGGAACACACCAAGAAACCAATTCAGGATTCCCGACCTGCGTGGTGTGGCCCCAATACATCGGGGTAAAGGCGAAGGGCTTTCAAACACTTACACGATGGGCAAATTGGCTGGTTCGGCGACCAACAGCATGAAACCCGATAACGTGCCGCGGCATTTTCATCTGAATCAGGAAGTGTTCCAGTTTGGCGCACCTTGTTCTACCGGTCCCGGAGATACGCCGAGCCCGGTAAATGCCTATCCGGCGGCGACGCCCGGCAAAGAAACATACGCGGCCGTAATGACAGGAAAGTCTTCTTTAACAGAACTGACTTCCGAAGACGTTTCCGTAAATCCGGCCGGTGCAGGCCTTCCGTTCCTATTGCTTCAGCCAAGCATTGGAATGAATTATTGCATTTGTATTGACGGAATTTTTCCAATAAAACCAAATTAA
- a CDS encoding thioredoxin family protein codes for MKLFVLLSLLLALPLQWEPDFENAKKSAKENHQLILLNFSGSDWCGPCMVTKKDYFENEAFLAMAKTSLVLVNADFPRKKKNIPSAEIVKRNEALAEKYNKQGMFPFTLLLDADGKVLKTWSGKPETPPEEWTAEIKAICAAHK; via the coding sequence ATGAAATTATTTGTCCTCCTTAGTTTATTGCTCGCGCTTCCACTACAATGGGAGCCAGATTTCGAAAATGCTAAAAAAAGCGCGAAGGAAAATCACCAGCTAATATTGCTTAATTTCTCCGGATCGGATTGGTGCGGCCCTTGTATGGTAACCAAAAAAGATTATTTCGAAAATGAGGCTTTTTTAGCTATGGCAAAAACCAGCCTGGTTTTAGTCAATGCTGATTTTCCAAGGAAGAAGAAGAATATACCATCTGCAGAAATCGTTAAACGCAATGAAGCTTTGGCTGAAAAATACAACAAACAAGGCATGTTCCCTTTTACACTTTTACTCGATGCTGATGGGAAAGTACTTAAAACCTGGAGCGGTAAACCCGAAACGCCTCCTGAAGAATGGACAGCCGAAATAAAAGCCATCTGCGCCGCACATAAATAG